In Hevea brasiliensis isolate MT/VB/25A 57/8 chromosome 13, ASM3005281v1, whole genome shotgun sequence, a single genomic region encodes these proteins:
- the LOC110671921 gene encoding auxin-responsive protein SAUR72-like, which produces MDIGKGNWKRNLFLRAWERCRSLGSGNKKSARNIRNSLTKSKSWHRTKRSSEGDNEKRKKKCHVAPYGCFSVYVGPEKQRFVIKTEFANHPLFKLLLDDAELEYGFNSEGPILLPCDVDLFYKVLAEMDCGEEMSIPSWSPLNLCSPCRRSINIGYGGYRPVHRARMLKMNRI; this is translated from the coding sequence ATGGATATTGGAAAAGGTAACTGGAAGAGAAACCTGTTTCTCAGGGCATGGGAAAGGTGTCGATCTCTGGGTTCTGGCAACAAGAAATCTGCAAGAAATATTCGCAACTCTTTGACAAAAAGCAAATCATGGCACCGCACCAAGAGATCAAGCGAAGGAGATAATGAAAAGCGAAAAAAGAAGTGCCACGTAGCTCCTTACGGCTGCTTCTCAGTCTACGTAGGACCCGAGAAACAAAGGTTCGTGATAAAGACAGAGTTCGCTAACCATCCATTGTTCAAGTTGTTGCTAGACGATGCTGAACTTGAATACGGGTTCAATAGCGAAGGTCCAATATTGCTTCCCTGCGATGTTGATTTGTTCTATAAAGTTCTAGCAGAAATGGATTGCGGGGAAGAGATGAGCATCCCAAGTTGGAGTCCACTAAATCTTTGCAGTCCTTGTCGTCGCTCCATCAATATCGGGTATGGAGGGTATAGACCAGTCCATCGTGCGAGGATGCTAAAGATGAATCGAATATAA